In the Longimicrobium sp. genome, TCCCAGGCGGCGGGGCTTCTGCCGTCGGTGCTCCCGGCCCCGCCTGCCGGGGGGCTCAGGGGAGGTAGGGCATGCGGTTGTCCGCGATGGCGCGGAACTCGGCGTCGGTCAGCGGGATCATCCCCCGGAACGCTCCCCACTCCTGCCGGGGCGAGGAGGCCGGGTCGAGGTCGGACCCGAAGAGGATGCGCTCGGTTCCGATCTGCCGGATCCGCCGCGCGACGAGCCGGGCCGACTCGGCGGAGATCGTCGGCGTCACGTTGGTCGCGAGGTCGAAGTAGAGGTTGCGCGTCCGCGGATCGCCGGCCGCGATCGCCTCGGCGAGCGGCGCCAGCGCCTCGTCGGGCCCGTAGCCGGGGCCGGTTCCCGCGAGGTGCGCGACCTGGACGGGGACGTCCGGGGCCTCGGGGAGGACCTGGCCGAGGAAGATCAGCGAGTGCTCCCGGCCATAGGACGGGTCGGGGGTGCGCAGGTGGATCGTGACCGGCAGGCGAAGCCGGTTCGCGGCGCGGAACACGCGCCGCAGCTGCTCGACGTGCGCCGGGTTCCGCACGTCGACCCCCGAGTTCCCGAGATGGAGCTTGAGCCCGCGCAGGTGGAGCGTGCCCGCGCAGCGCTCGAGCTCCGCGACCGCGTACTCCCGGATGGGGCTGAACGCGCAGAACCCGACGAGCCGGGCCGGGTAGCGCGCCACCTGCTCCGCGGTCCAGTCGTTCTCGGCGCGGACCCGGGCGTACTCGTCCGCGCCCGGAGGGGCCGCGGGGCTCGCGAATGCGTACGCGCCGGAGAGCACCACCGCCTGGGCGATCCCGGCGTCGTCCAGCTTCGCGATGAGCTGGTCGGCGGTGACCGGCGCGGTGATGGCGGGCGGCTTGAGGCTCCCGCTCTCGGCGGCGATGCGCCAGGCGCCGTCCGCCTCCCGGCGCAGCACGTAGAGGACATTGGCCACGTTGCGGGCGGAGGGTCCCTCGCCCCGGAACACGTTGGCGGCGATCCAGGCCGACGACCCGTCGATCCCGAAGCCGTTCGGGACCAGCCGGGAGCCCGGCCGGACGCGTGATATGAGGTCGCGGACGGCGCCCTGCCCACGGATCCAGCTGGCCTCCCACGGGCTCAGCAGCACCACCTGGGCGTCTTCCGTGTAGACCTCCCCCGCGCCGGCGGTCCCGGCCACGCGCTCCCGGGCCCGGAGCACCCGGGCGAGCTCCTCCGGAAGCTCGACCGCCGGGAGGACGGGATCGCCCCAGAGCTCGACCAGGGCGGGGCTCATCAGGTGCTGGTGA is a window encoding:
- a CDS encoding amidohydrolase family protein, with the protein product MARRAVRCAVVFALGGCGAAGSRRGAGMERPAGAAAAPRAGPADAVVAPLADYHQHLMSPALVELWGDPVLPAVELPEELARVLRARERVAGTAGAGEVYTEDAQVVLLSPWEASWIRGQGAVRDLISRVRPGSRLVPNGFGIDGSSAWIAANVFRGEGPSARNVANVLYVLRREADGAWRIAAESGSLKPPAITAPVTADQLIAKLDDAGIAQAVVLSGAYAFASPAAPPGADEYARVRAENDWTAEQVARYPARLVGFCAFSPIREYAVAELERCAGTLHLRGLKLHLGNSGVDVRNPAHVEQLRRVFRAANRLRLPVTIHLRTPDPSYGREHSLIFLGQVLPEAPDVPVQVAHLAGTGPGYGPDEALAPLAEAIAAGDPRTRNLYFDLATNVTPTISAESARLVARRIRQIGTERILFGSDLDPASSPRQEWGAFRGMIPLTDAEFRAIADNRMPYLP